The Ornithodoros turicata isolate Travis unplaced genomic scaffold, ASM3712646v1 Chromosome110, whole genome shotgun sequence DNA window GAAGAATTATCCAGGGCAGAAAGACTTATCAAGCAGTTCGTGAAGCAAACAGAAGGACTTTACAATGAAGCTATGTCAACctataatgtccaccagctcCTGCACCTTCCTGATACAGTACGGAACCTCGGCCCACTGTGGGCAACATCGATGTTTCCATTTGAGAGTAATAACAGGGTCATCCTGCGCCTTGTCACTGCTGCAAACTCTGTGCCCTTACAAATAGCAGAGCGGTGCGTGATGAAGCAAAAATTACATGACCTTGCTCAGTTTGTGCACCTTTCTGAAGGATTCAACATTTTTTCCCGCCCATCAAGGTGTTGCAGCAGTGTTCTTGGCTCCGAGCAAACCCCACTTGATATCTCGCAGACGATCCAACAACTAATTCAGCAGCGTCTTGGCCACTTACCAGAGCTTCAGCGTTATCTCAGGGCTGTAGTTAATGGCGTTACGGTGCATAGTGCTCAACACACAAGGCCAACAAAGACATGCTCACGTTTTATCAAGGCTAGGCAAGGCTCCTTTTGTGAAGTGCTTGTGATACTCAAAGTCAAACGGGAGGAGCAGATTCTGTTCGTTTGCAGAGAATCCATTGTGGATTCTGTGATAGCTGAAGCAAGCCACATTAGGAGGTGTGAATTGCCACCTGACGGACAAGATATCTGTGTTGTGGCAGATAGTGACATAGAatgcgcagccatttttattgATGTGGGTACGTCGCAGTTTTTGAGCGTGCCACCAAACACCCTAGAAACTAATTAAGTGCAGTGAAGCCTTGTTAGTATGACCCTGATAATCTGACTTGCACACTTTATGACCGAATTCCTCGGGAACCATGTAGTACAAACCTCTGCAAATTCCTTCTGTTAATATGACAACTTCGCATTATGATCAGAATCTTCGGGAAcggccatggtcataataacaaaGGTTCACTGTATACTGAGTCAGAACATGACGAATATCAGTGCGTGCAACTTTTGCTTTAAAGATTGCTTCGTACTTTGAGAATATATGTTAGTTTGAGGTGGTGCAGACCTTGTTGCATTGTGTGCTTTCCCATGTGTTGCTTTTCTCACTGCATAGCTTCctgtatttttgtttttgcattGCTCATTTTGTGAATTAACCGAGAGTGTCATTAGAGTGCACCAGTATCACCACGCAGTTCATGCTGTGCAGTGGCGACCGCTACCTTTATATTTCCTTTATTCCTTTGGAACGTGTTTGTGCCTTTATGCTACTACCAGTCCGTCTCACCCAATTTTTTATACTTTGCAGGCTTTCTGTCATAGCATCAGAGGCTTTAATAAAGGAATTGCTATGATATTACAAACAATGAGATTTTGTTTCGTTACCGCTTTGTTCCGGATATCAAAGGAATATTGCTTTATGGCCTGCTTAGAAATTCATTATGTGAATGAGAGGCCAAGCATTGCATATACAGGCCTGTGCCTGCGCTTCAACCATTTTTCGAATATAATCCAAGTGTTAATTACATTACAGCATGTGGTAATTACAACTAAGTCACTTTTCTGGTAACTTATCCCATAATATTCACACCAGTATCAATGACATCATGAGATTGGACCAACCCCCAGGGACCCACTGAGCTCACCCCAGGATTTTCTGGGGTAACCCCAACACCTCTGGGGGTTACCCCAAGCACTTCTGGGGTTGCCCCAGACATTTCTGGGGTAACCCCAGGACTGGCTAGGGTAACCCCAGAAGTGGCTGGGGTAACCCCAGAAAGTCTGGGGTAGCCCCCAGAAGTGTCTGGGGTAACCCCAGAGGGTCTGGGGTAAACCCCAGAAAAACCTCAGAAACCCTAGGGTTTTCTGGGGTAACCCCAGAAAAACCTCAGAAACCCCAGGATATTCTGGGGTAACCTCAGACTTTTTTTTGATAGGGATGGGTGCAACAATAGCGAGCTCGCGCACCTACGACGTGGCTGGGAACGCGCCCCATGTCACTATCTCACTCTTCGTCGTCGTTGGATACCGCTTGGGAGCCCGAAGGCGACCACTTTCATTGTTGACTCTTgtccgccacaccagcaaactTGTGTAGCTGGCACAGGTGATGTGCAGCTGTCGCCAGACCTCAATTTGCGTTTGCGGCGATCGTCGAACTAACATTTCTGATTACTCGTAGTGGTGGTCCATTGGTGGGCCTCCTGCTTTGGTGACACTACACACTGCCATCGGGCGCGTCGTGCGTCGTGAATAATAGAGGACTATTAAATTTAAGAGCGTTTCACACGAATATTTAAAAAAGCGTAAGAAATTAAACAAGCGTTTGTAAAAACGCAAAACAAAGACgtccaaaacaaaacaaagaaaatgtaGTTCTCGCAACGCTGAAGCGCTGCCGATCGAGTACAGGTTCTTCCCCCCAGATATGTGCCGAAGCGTAACATTGGCCATCAGCAGTTTGTTGGGTCTCAAGCAGGCGTTAGTTCTGACAGAATCCTTCAGAAAGAGCCGAGTGCTAAAGGTACAGAAGCATGAGGTATTCACTTGGCAGGCGAGGACTCAAGCTGGACGGCATTAATTACCTCAGTATCGTGGGCTCGTATTGCGACAGAGTCAACGCTGTCATTTTCAAATTGACCAATATATGGCTTAGAACCCATTGTAAACATACACAGCGGCCCAGTGGTATGATGTGGCTGCCATCAGTTGGTAGTTGCAATGAATCATGGAATCACATCACTAATCAGTTTCGTTGAGTAGTATGTTGCCTCATCTAGCGCCGTTTTACTGTCCGTCAGGATTGTCGAGACACTGGGTGTGGACGAGGAGATGCATCTCAAAGCAGCTAGTACGGCAAATGATTCCATAAATGATATGGCGTAGGGCAATTTGATCCCTTTTGCAGCTTCGTCCTGTGGGATGTAAAGTACAGCTGTTGATACGCCTGTCTGTCCTGACGCCTGTGAACCGCAGGCTACGCCGTTTTGAGCTCCGCCTGTTCTGCGACGTATTTTGGTAGGGCTGCACACTAAAGTCATTTTGAACGTTCCCTCAGAACGCGTCAGAAGTGTTTGAAATACATCTGGATGATGCGGTGAGTGTAAATTGGAACTGTGCAACGCTGTATATCGTGGGATACAGGTTGCATCGCTGAATCGATAGACCTAGTTGGGCAGTAAATAAACGGAGGCGGCACTCGGGAATGATTTTAAACAGTCCGGAAGGAGTTTTGTGAAATTATCGATAGACTCATACGAAGAAGTGATACGAGAGTTGAATGTTAAATTAAGTGCGTTTAAAGATGGGTGGTGTTTTTGTGCCTTATGGCACAATGAGGGCTAAACCAAAACGGCGCCAAGACATTTGATCCGTTTTGCATGTGGTGGCTGCATGTACTGCGCTGACAAGGTACTAATAATGACTCATGTGCCATTCATTTGAAAAGATCGCTGACTGTTTTCGTGAGAAACTTTACATATACTAATGTCAGTATGAGAAAAGacaaaagtgtttttttttttcttttaagttCAAGGAAGACACGGAGAGGTATGCGGGATATACCCGGAGCAATAATTGAAACTATTACCTTCCATCATCCCTTCGGTACCTGCCGCATCACTGTCGCCCGCCGCACTGCGAAAGCTCAAAAGCTTTGTGAAAAATCTCTGGCGATCTCTGGCGAAAAATCTCACCGATTTTCTTCTGTCTAAAAGACTTCGAGAGATTTCCGGGGCGACGCGTTGATCCGAACCAACCTACCAATGGCTTATGGACATTACTCTcggagaaggaaaaaaagataAGGATGCCCAGGCCCGCACATTATCGCCTAGCACATTATCGTTCGGATTAGATAGCCGTAAAAATGAGATTTAGGAATGAAACTGAAGAGGACAACCCATTTGTTGCGAGTAATAACCTGCAAAGGTCACCAATTAAAAGCGAGAATGGTAGGGTAAATCGCCAAAACAGAGCTGCATTGCCAACAGGGTCAGAACCTAGAAAGGGCGTAGTAGAAAGCTTAAAGGGGGGCAGTAAAATTATGGAGGCCAGATTCACTGAACTCAAAGCAGAATACttaaataacaaagacggttaagaacATGAGTTGTTttctatatacattaaaaaagtAGTAGTACAACAACCTTTGTTTTTAATGACAAACATTATGCCCAAGTTCAGGGCACAGCGATAGGTTCCCGTGTCTCTCCCAATTACGCAAACCTCTTCGTGGGGCTTTTTGAACAAAGAGCCTTAGACGCTTTTCCAGTGACACCATTAGTATTCCTGcgatacattgatgatatttttgccatctggacagctCACGAAAACTCTCGACTCTTattttttgatcattttaactCACGGCACAACTCCATCAAATTAACTTGCGACCACTCTCGAACTTCAATCAGCTTTCCagacgtcactgtttctctcgagtcgggtaaactcttcacagatctctataagaagccgactgacaaacggcagtaccttcattaaaacagccatcaccctaatatccaaaagcgaaacattccatttggacaactcacacgtttaaaacgcacatgttccaatacacaagattttttgaagcatgcaaaggacatgtgTAATGACTTCAAGGAGCGCTGATATCCCGACCAACTCATCGACAATGGCCTAGCCAGAGCCGcctccctagacagggaaaggttgctttctcgtgaatccaataaggcaCCAAGTCATAATAACTTTACTTTCATTACACTTTACAACCGCGCACTCCATAATGTAGGATCTGTGCTCAAACGCTATTGAAACATACGccacgccgatgaatatctcaaagacaCTTTCCCTAATGCTCCGGCTATTACgtttcggagatcacgtaacatacgcgacttactcacttGCTCCCGCAATTatcaacagagtcccggttgcgctccttgcaaccgttgccaaacttgcttatttattgcaacatgtacctcaacctgtagcactgttaatggttttGTTTTCTCTATTCGACAGTCTCTTCACTGTAGCTCATTCAATgtttgctatctcattacatgcaaactgtgcaataaacaatacataggcgaaacacgtaacaccatccgtgaaagattttatggccataaatcagcTATTGTTAATAATCGTAAATCgcctgtatcgctacattttaatcttccgggacatggcctgcatacgcatatacttatGACCgttttagaatccgggtacgctaatgacatcaaacgcaaaaatcgggaatcctttttcatttcgaaatttgcaacgtaacagccgcacggcatcaacgtgtacggcggcccattacagtcctttatactatgagtctatttactgtattatcacttgtctgccatttttcacatcatacacgattatacacaatcagtaagacaccaactctacgttactttcccagagtctggaagctcttagccatcaaggtgctgtgtgtcctcaatcattcgcccttgagccctaattccccgtacgcattctaaagctctttgtgccaactggctgctgtgcctattcatgtgatgttcattggtttcctccacgtacaactcctactcgtctgtatgtctgtccgaccttgtccagccacctccCATTGATtgcgtttgttttgtttttcatttttgttgatatttgtattgcgtttgtaTTTCTCTTCAGCCTTACCaatttctcttgtaccatgtgacttggttttttatatatgcttcaccacttgtaacaggccctcaaacctgaagaagtgcagcctactgcacgaaagtcttgtttttatgtatatagtaaacagttgatgctcttaaccgtctttgttatttttgatggTTAAAAGCATACTCAgacgtcatcacccaattttaacacagtcgAAGCGCCTTGGAGAAATGTTCCCAGAACAGCCTCGCATAGCATATCATCATGCAAGgaatcttcaagaccacttAGTCAACGCAAAAGTCAATAAGCCAGCTCCTACCACCGAAGGGTGCCACTCgcaacggacgaagatgccaaatttgtacaGTAACGCATACTGCAGACagggtacaaagcacaaacatcaacttccaagtaaaaatcaaaggtgcttctgactgcaactcatccaAGATAATATGtctattggaatgcaacgcatgcaaagcGCAATACGTTGGCCAGACTAgaacatcattccgaattcgttttaataatcacagatccgatattacaaagaaaccaaatctccctgtgtcgcgtcatttcaattATACGGGCCACTCATTCAAGGATATCCtcgtgtacatcttacaatctggtttcccctcagaccgtagcaggcaacagcgtgaatcattcctaatccacaaattccagtccgcgataaacgaagaccccggcgttTTGTCTACAGTCCGCAGCCTTAACTCATATaccaagtcccccgaccctgTTTCGTTCTTTCTGCTGTCTGTTTTGGTATCATTTCAGGCTTATCAGACCAACAGTTAGAACTCTCATGGAACacctgcaagtgctcaatgtACGATTAGCAAcaatgctcctgcaacatcaccaacgccGCTCTACGTGGACTGTCCCCGATtcattttctccctttcccttgtacattATTCCTTGTCACCTATTTACAAGTTaagtcctgttgaaggcagcgctgactgccgaaacgtcgacccctaactggaaatctatttctagtacccgattaattattaatgtaataaaagtggCAACTGTTTTTAACCCTAATACGGCCTCCCAaatctcttcattacttgtagtatatatatatatatatatatataagtatatgtattggcatcatggtggaagaccagccatatatctttgtatcgccaactgtaggatgggacaagcgtaagcttgctatATCTTAGCTGGCTCCCTTTAGATAGTTATTGTGAACATCGCCACAAGCACGGTTTCCGAATCACGCGACTGCCACATATCATGCGTGCCAGTTATCCAAGTTTGCCGGTGTGGCGGAAGCTTAGGAATGAAGATATTCGCCTCTCCCACACCGTAGCGGCAGTCAATGACGACGACGTTTCACTTATgaaaactgaaataaatgtgatgtgatgttggtGGTGATTTTTAGAGAAAAAAAACCTTCCCGTGAACAGCACCGCAGGCAATGCTGCCTGGATGGCCGTGACAAACGTGACATTTTAATTACGCAAAGCGTCGCACCGTTTCTTTCGAAATCCCTTGTTAGTGCAGTCAAATAACTCGGGGTACGAGCGCAGTACCGACATGCacagatggagtgaggacgACAGAAAGGAGTGGTAGACAATGAGGTTAGTATACGTCCTTTGCAGACCTGGAAAGAAGCAGGGAAAACCTCGAACAATACAACCTGTGGCGGGATTCCAACCACACATTTCCCGGTTGTCAGCACGACCCGGTTACAACCAGCGAGGCACGCTGGCGAGAGGCCAGCGCGGCTGAGTCACCCGCCGCTCTGACACTGAAATTTTCCTGTACGCCGATTGGCTGTGAacaattcgtctgctactggaaCAGCTAGCTGCGTTTCCAATGGAACCTTTCACTAGTTTAACTTGCAGAATTCACAACgcagccataaaaaaaaaagtaatacaCAAAACGACCGTCCTTGACTGCATTCCAAGCCTTTCTTTGCACCGTGTACTGCTGAATAGCCCATCATGTGACACATGAGACGCCTTCAATCCCCTCAATACTGCGCCGTTCGCCCTGGCTGGACCTATTTTCAGTGGAAGACGTCTCCGAAACAGTTCGACATCTCGGCCACACAGTTTTGCTACGCTGGCGAATGTTCGTTGTCTGTGTCCGTAGTCATGCCGTGCGCTGTGCCGGGCTGCGTGAACCGAAACACGAAATGGATGCGTGGTTTTCGTTTGCATAGCGTTCCGAAGAATGAGCCAGAAAGAAGCCGGTGGCTTGCTCTAATTCAGCGCAATAACGCTGAACAGGACAGCAGCATTCGAGTATGTAGTCTGCACTTTAGTCAGGACGACTACGAATCTCCGCCAAGCATCGTGAAATCTATCGGCGTCAATTCCCTGGTCTTCCTCAAGCGTGGTGTCACTCCGTCACGGAATCTGCCAGGCAGCAGCGAGTCGAGGAAAAGACAGAGATTGGATGCCGGTGATGTACCACTTGCTGCTGATGAAACTATCGGCGCGAGGACTGTGAGTTGGGTGCCCGTCTCGTTGCCTTTTCACTGCAGTGACGCATATATATATTACTCTAGATTGAGCCAGTTGTCGGCCAACCAGGGTTGGCAGATCACGGTCGGACAGTTTGCCGTACAGACGTGGTAAGTTTCTTGAAGGTATGCCGTTGATGAATGACGTTGTGAAGTACGAAAACAACTTGCAGGCGCATCCCACGGTACCCGTTACTGAACGCGAGGTCCCTTTGGCGACTTTGACTGACCCCACAGACACTGTAAGGCTGAAATCAGTGGAAGAATATTTCAGAAGTGTAACTTAAGCATGGTGATTTCCAGATATCTCAATCGCAAATCACTGGCAGGAGCGACAGCAACTGCAGTGCAGTGGTAAGCGGTATTTGTAATAATCAGAGACCTGTGGTAGTGACATTTATTTGCTATGTACAGAATGAAACAGGATATGACAACTACACAGATGAAGGCACAGATATTCCACACGTGAGTTGCCATTCATATAATGATCCTCAATTTGTCTTATGTGGAAGTGCTTATACTTCATGATTTTGGTTGAAAGCTGCCAGGGCTCATTTTCCTGCTAGCAGGCACCATGGGCAAAATACACAGTACTCTCTCACTACTTGTAACATAATGCACACTGTCTGTATAGTTTGCATGGCTAGTCAAGAAATAAGGAACGTGTACACATCAGGATCCTCAACCGTCACAGAAGAGCATTGGTACACAGGCACAAGGTCCTGTGAAGGTGACCAGAGGTGAACAGACATGCAGGCAAAAGGGACATTCAAAGGGTAGGCATTTAAACGAGGCTCCAGGTCCAATGTTTTTATCCCTCAGCTACATATTTATTGCTAATGCAACCGGCACTTAGAGTGGAAAAAAGAGTAAGCTGGTACATAGCTCTTATAATCGCACAAGCGAAGTAAGGGTTGACACACATATGTACAACTCCTCTTGGAGTTAATAATAACACGGGGTTGTGTCCCCAAGCAAGTCGAACAGTCCAACAGAAATTGGGGAATgtttgttgaacagaatcctctGGCCAGGCCAGTTCTAAGGTGTCTGCTCAACAAGCATTCCTCAAGGACCACCGAGGTGCCTCTGATATTGTTTGCCGATGTAACCATGTGCTATTATTAACTCTGAGAGGAGTTGTACAAGCAGGAAAACGCTTGTCCTTTGGCTGCTAAAGAGGCCACATGGTTCTGTGCTATACGGGTTCACATTCCACCCAATCTTACCCTGTGTTTTGTGTCTGGCACTTTGCTCATGTACTTTTCATGATCTGTAAAATAGGGTGATCAGAATTAAGCTTTCATGGTTTTTAAAAAAGGAACAGTGAGCAGTACAAGAATGCTGTTTTCGTGTATAGGTTATGCGGCCGGGCGGACACAAGGTGAGATCATGATCGTCGCCGACAACCGATATAtaactaaaattcattaattactgAGATTAGTGCACGTGTTTATATTGGAAACTTTGGGATGTCCGTATCCGTAGGTGCATCCCATTTGTCGAATCATCGTAGTGAGCGAATAACCTACAAATATGAATATCACAAAGTTTCCAATATGAACACGCCTGCTAATTTcagtaattaaaaagttaatgattTTTAGTTAATTACAGGACTAACAGCAACAATCATCATCTCACCTTGTGTCCGCGTGGCCACATAACCTATAGGCGAAAACGGCATTTCTTGTGCTGCTCActgtttatttttaaaaatcgtgaaggcttagttttttttattactatacagggtgcgtAATTAAAAACTGACCAGAGTGATAGCCAGAAATCTGAGGTTATGTTTGCGGTACTATAAAAAAATATAGGTGCTGTTTCTGATGCGGCgcatgtttttaactcaagtgCCAGAAACATGACCTTTAGTTTCTACATACCACTCTCTTTGTCAAGTGCTCTTTGTAACGCACCCTGTTAACCTCTCCAAATTTGTATATGTACCTCTATATTAGTATACAATACTTCAGCATGTATATTATCAGCTTATAACTGTTCAGTAAGTAACTCTAGTATGTAACGTTCGGTGACTGTAACCAAAATGTGTAAGGAGATAGTCATATGTTTTTTAGGCAGCCAAGCCAGCCTTGATGCAAGGCCAATGAAATTTGTTGGCGTACAAGCTGACCTCATGTGCAACTCGTCTGCAAATGAGAAACGTGCCAGATCGCTCTCTCCAATCCGTTTGCGCTCCTCGACGCCACTCACTGGTGACACAGCACCTGCAATGGACGGTATTGCCAGTGAGGAGGACCTGTCAATGGCACAATGTCCAGATGATCCATCGTATACACCAACCATTCACAGCACGGTACTGTAAGTGCATGTGCCAGTAGGCCTCATTCAGTGGAGGTAGTTGACTAGACATCGGATGTTCAGTCACTTGAAGCTAGCGTTTTAGCTGCATGGGAAGGGCACGAAAAGGTCGGAAAAGGCAGATATAGGCACCTCTACCTCCTTTACAGTCAGTCAGTAAGTCAGATTCAGGTAAATTTTGTCTAtaaatgtaaatgtaaatgtATCATGTAAATTTTATGTATGAGCACATTACTACTATTGGGCATGTCTGCAATATACTCCCGGTGTGGCAGCTACGTCCACTAGTCTGGTGGGAAGTCTGGCCACCACAAGTATGCATAGGAAAAAAATAAGCATATTGCCTGAACATCTGGTCTCTACCGATGAGCATTTCAGTATCGTACTGCTGTTCACTTCGCTCTTTTTTTGCCGCCAGGAGCACAATGCTTGACCCTTCTCCTCACGAAGACATTCACTTCGAAAGGAACACTCCTTCGGGTCATATATTCGTGCAAGGATGGCCACGAGAGAATATGGGAGAGCCAGCCCTATATTGGCAACAAGCCAGCTGGGAATGTTCTTTTGTCAGCAGCAATGCTCTTCAGCGGGTCAAACCCTATTCCGACACTCAGGATGCTGGACCTAATGAATATCAAGGTAAGTAGCGACGCACCCACACGCCTTTCACAGCCTTCAAATTTATTAGTTTTGTTATTTTGTAAGTCTTCTGTGAGCAGACCTATTTCAACTACCAAAGAGGCTACTTATTGCCACCTATTGAACAAGTAAGTCAGTTAGCAGAGCCAGAGTGAAGTTAATAACATCGACAACGTAGTAGGTTATACAGCCTGGGAGTCTGTGGAAGGCGTGGACTCTCAGCCAGCCCACAGGCAGTTGGGTTATAGTAACTCAGCAGAGCCCGTGACAGatcagctaaaaaaaaaactcacgtATAATATTTCCCACATGTTGTTGGAATTGCTatgtgaatgaaaatttgaaatcCATGTGTTCCACAGAGTTTTGACCCCTGCTGTACGTTGTACTGACAGTTAATTGTGAAAAACAGCCAGAGCACAATAGTAACATAGTAACACAGTGCACTTATTGCTGCTTGCGCAATGCTGTACTTTGCTTCAGGTGTGGACGAGTCATCAGGCAGAACTCCTAACAGAGATTCAGGGAAGGAGTGTTCGCTTGCTGGAGATGGACGCTGTGATTCACCGGGACACAGCTCCAAGTTCCTCACATATAATTTTTACCATGATGGTTTGGACAAGATTGTCCACACTGTTCAGATGCAAGTGAGTGACAGTAGTCAAAAAAGAGTGTCGTAATTTAGAGCACAATTTACTTGAATTTTTCTAATAGGAAAGCGAATAATTGGATATCTGTCTCTTACTGTGAAGCCAATGCCAAATTGCCATGGCCTATGACGTGTTGCCTCTAATTATTGCCATTCCAGGCAAACGAAGTTCTTTCGAACAGCCACATGGAACTAGAAGCGGTTCGCCGGGGACTTGAAGAACTGGCAGACCTCAACGTTAAATTAAAGTCCTTCACTACAGATCGACACCCTGGTGTCCGGAAGTACATGCGTACTACACATCCGAATGTTAGACACCAGTTTGACGTATGGCACGTGTCTAAAGGTATGTGCCCATTCCATGTTCTGCCTTGATTCTTAGCTGCATGTTGCTTGAGTAACAGGGTGTAAAATATAGTCTAAATTCATTATTGGGATATTTGTTACTGTGATATCCTTACTTCGTGACTCTTTTTCTTGTAAAGTGTATTTCCCCACAAGAACACCATGTAACtgtttctcgttattatgacaccTCTCCAATCGGATTATGACCGAAATTTTGCGGACGTTATTATGACCGCCAGCTCGTCGACAGTCAACAAACGTTTGAGGATGAATAGTGAAAAACACCAATGCTTACCCACTCTTGTGACTGCCAACTGTTGAACTTGCGACCCTTGTGATCCACAAAGTACAGGGGACCAGGGTGACACGTGTGAACGATGTCGACCAACGCACACACCCCTTGTGAAGTAAATTCATTAGTGGGTCATAGCTCTTGTGCAGAAAGCGATGCCGAGAAGGACCGAAAACTTGGACACAACAGAGAGATTGCAAATTGCATGTGAAACAAAACAGTCACTTCTTACGGACAAATCCTCTGCTTCTCAGAGGTGGGAACATGTAGTACACCTGGCCGGAAGAGGAAGTGGAGTTTTTTGTATGTTTCTCGTCAGCATGACCATTTGCTGTATGTCCAAGATTGGAGGGCAGGGACTTGGTCATATTAATGTGTCTAAAGTCTGCACTGCCACGGGAATGATACATCTTTGATATTTGCCGTTAGCCAGTACATAGTATAGCAGCAGAAATCCTTTTGTCTGTAACAGGTATCAGGAAAAAGATGGTGGCAGCCAGCAAGAGCAAAGACTGTGGCGGTTTAGAGCTGTGGGTAAAGCCAGTCACAACTCACCTGTATCACTGCGTGACACACAGTGAGGGCGACCCTGATCGACTTCTCTCCATGTGGCGGAGCTTTACGAATCATGTTTCAAATATCCATCATGGTCACGATGGACCATATTCACGCTGTCTCCATGGGCCTCTCACCGACGAAAAGCGACCCTGGCTTCTCCCGAGTAAGATATGACTTTTAACGACGAGAAAGTGCTCGCAAAGAGGTTGAAAACAGATAGTCACTGTGCTCATTTTACAGACTCTCGGCCAAAGGCAAAGCTGAATGCCATTACGCAAGCAAAGCATTTGCTGAAGGACATACAGCAGCTTTCACCAGACGTACAGACATCAGGCCTAGAGGCATTTCACAGCCTACTCATAAGATTCGCTCCGAAATCTGTGGGGTTCTGTGCTAGAGTGATGAGAAGCAGGTACAAATGCAATTCACGGTGCAGTGTGCACAAATTTAGGTTTTCATGAGCGCTTCACTAATAGAGCTTCAAACGAAGCTTCACAAATTGAGTTAAAATCAGTTGCTACATCAAAATACCACCTGTTTCTAGCACAAGTACCACAAAAGTAGCCTCTCATTTCCTGTGTTGGTGAAGCTCTCTTGAACGCTTTATTTGGATCACAGTGCATAACACAAAAAGGAACAACCTTAAACTGGCTTTTCCAGGGTGTATCTCGCCATTCTTCACTTTAACGAGAACTCAGACAGACAGCATGCACTGACCGAAGATGGGGAGTTCAGGTATCGAGTGAAAGCATCGAAAGTTCACAAAGGGGAACACGTTG harbors:
- the LOC135371553 gene encoding uncharacterized protein LOC135371553; amino-acid sequence: MRTTHPNVRHQFDVWHVSKGIRKKMVAASKSKDCGGLELWVKPVTTHLYHCVTHSEGDPDRLLSMWRSFTNHVSNIHHGHDGPYSRCLHGPLTDEKRPWLLPNSRPKAKLNAITQAKHLLKDIQQLSPDVQTSGLEAFHSLLIRFAPKSVGFCARVMRSRVYLAILHFNENSDRQHALTEDGEFRYRVKASKVHKGEHVALPIKEEPTFHYYNQLVDKCVELCNTWATFPEAFKAYSGDDPPFLSQTNPAPDKRELIYARQRRLGPCSCLQCTE